One Torulaspora globosa chromosome 5, complete sequence DNA window includes the following coding sequences:
- the OST1 gene encoding dolichyl-diphosphooligosaccharide--protein glycotransferase subunit OST1 (ancestral locus Anc_5.214) — MLNLFLWWLAGVACLFRAAECTLPSPAKVWNNVEYQKLIDVKHAYINEAVELTIENISGEPVDEYYFALQENVYDKVSLFAVKLGDKNVFLNSSLHPGKSELEDGTMVGYGLVKFPSPIAPNERVSISVRISHNAFGIPHPSRISIAEEQSLLLRTPRLPFSAYFTKKGNLKVIGSPRFGELDAVDDSSLNGKEIEGGLSFGSWKDVEPLETKYELKLVYSHNLPIIEASRLKRDVWVSHWASTIQFEEYYEIINHSAELDKGFSRLELMKDQRGMKLSHYCSVLEMNLPEQSTDHYYTDLVGKVSTSRVLGDHFYLKPRYPLFGGWKYNFTIGWTNKLSNFLHKQRMAQDTYILSIPLLNGPTDTMYNEVELSVLLPEGAQVLAVDPPIPFIDIGVTNQRSYLDLNTGHVKVTCNFKNLIDEIGNGQVLVKYRYDTNSLYKKPLSIALYIFVALMSFFLLRSFNLSMDKN, encoded by the coding sequence ATGTTAAacctttttctttggtGGCTTGCAGGAGTTGCGTGTCTGTTCAGAGCAGCCGAGTGCACTCTGCCAAGTCCAGCCAAAGTATGGAACAATGTCGAATACCAGAAGCTGATTGATGTTAAACATGCCTACATCAACGAGGCAGTGGAATTGACGATAGAGAATATCAGTGGAGAGCCCGTCGACGAGTATTATTTCGCTCTGCAGGAAAATGTTTATGACAAGGTTTCTTTGTTTGCCGTTAAACTAGGTGACAAGAATGTGTTTCTCAACTCTTCATTGCATCCAGGTAAATCCGAGCTGGAGGATGGCACAATGGTCGGTTACGGATTGGTTAAGTTTCCAAGCCCCATCGCACCAAATGAAAGAGTATCTATCAGTGTTCGTATATCGCACAATGCCTTCGGCATACCTCATCCAAGTCGCATTTCTATTGCAGAAGAGCAAAGCCTGCTGTTGAGAACTCCAAGACTACCATTCTCCGCCTATTTTACGAAGAAGGGAAACTTAAAAGTTATCGGAAGCCCTAGATTCGGCGAGCTAGATGCAGTCGATGATAGCTCTTTGAATGGTaaagagattgaaggaGGCCTCTCATTTGGTTCCTGGAAAGACGTTGAGCCCCTCGAAACAAAGTACGAACTAAAACTTGTTTACAGTCACAACCTTCCTATCATAGAAGCCAGCAGGCTGAAGAGAGACGTCTGGGTCTCTCATTGGGCCTCTACTATTCAATTTGAGGAATATTACGAAATCATTAATCATTCCGCAGAGTTGGATAAGGGCTTCTCAAGGTTAGAGCTTATGAAAGACCAACGGGGTATGAAGCTCAGCCACTATTGCTCGGTACTGGAAATGAACTTGCCTGAGCAGTCCACCGACCACTACTACACAGATCTAGTTGGCAAAGTGTCAACATCTCGGGTACTTGGAGATCACTTCTATTTGAAACCTAGATACCCTTTGTTTGGTGGCTGGAAGTATAATTTCACGATTGGTTGGACAAACAAACTTTCGAACTTTTTGCATAAGCAAAGGATGGCTCAGGACACTTATATCCTCTCGATCCCGCTACTAAACGGCCCAACTGATACGATGTACAACGAGGTTGAACTTTCCGTTTTGCTACCCGAAGGTGCTCAAGTTTTGGCCGTTGATCCGCCGATACCTTTTATTGATATTGGGGTTACAAACCAAAGATCCTACCTTGACTTGAATACTGGACACGTTAAAGTCACTTgcaatttcaagaatctgattgatgaaattggTAATGGTCAGGTCTTGGTGAAATATAGATATGATACTAACTCCCTCTACAAGAAGCCGCTATCTATTGCGTTATACATCTTCGTTGcattgatgagtttttTCCTactcagaagcttcaatcTAAGCATGGATAAGAACTGA